In Stutzerimonas stutzeri, a genomic segment contains:
- the thiL gene encoding thiamine-phosphate kinase has protein sequence MMGEFELIRHYFAAAACARAGGEVVLGIGDDCALLALPAGEQLAVSSDTLVAGIHFPDSCDPYLLGQRALAVSTSDLAGMGATPIGFTLALTLPQADSSWLAEFARGLDTMAAGCAMRLIGGDTTRGPLSMTLTVFGRLPAGQGLLRSGAQPGDLLCVGGALGDAAGALPFVLGEREQGTADAAALLRRYWLPQPQLALGQALRGKASAALDISDGLLADCGHIAAASGVLLCIDQQTLPLSDALVRLAGADQALQYGLSGGDDYLLAFTLPADELAGLQGDGWPVHVIGHVAVGAGVQLRNADGQAIALANQGYNHFSG, from the coding sequence CTGATGGGTGAGTTCGAGCTGATCCGCCACTATTTCGCCGCCGCCGCTTGTGCCAGGGCTGGCGGCGAAGTCGTGTTGGGCATCGGTGATGATTGCGCCTTGCTGGCGTTACCAGCGGGCGAGCAGTTGGCGGTTTCCAGCGACACGCTGGTCGCCGGTATCCATTTCCCCGATTCTTGTGATCCCTACTTGCTCGGTCAGCGTGCGCTCGCGGTTTCCACCAGCGATCTGGCGGGAATGGGTGCCACACCGATCGGCTTCACCCTTGCCCTGACCCTGCCCCAAGCTGACTCCAGCTGGCTCGCCGAATTCGCACGTGGCCTCGACACGATGGCGGCCGGCTGCGCCATGCGTCTGATTGGCGGCGACACCACTCGCGGCCCGCTGAGCATGACGCTGACGGTGTTCGGTCGGCTGCCGGCGGGTCAGGGGTTGCTGCGCAGTGGCGCACAGCCGGGCGATCTGCTGTGTGTGGGCGGCGCGCTTGGCGATGCGGCCGGTGCGCTGCCGTTCGTGTTGGGCGAGCGCGAGCAGGGGACGGCGGACGCGGCGGCGTTGCTGAGACGCTACTGGTTGCCACAACCGCAGCTGGCGCTCGGACAGGCGCTACGCGGCAAGGCGAGCGCGGCGCTGGACATCTCCGATGGGCTGCTGGCCGACTGTGGGCATATCGCCGCCGCGTCCGGCGTCCTGCTGTGCATCGACCAGCAGACGCTACCGCTTTCGGACGCGCTGGTGCGGTTAGCTGGTGCTGATCAGGCCCTGCAATACGGCCTGAGCGGCGGCGACGATTACCTACTGGCGTTTACCTTGCCGGCCGACGAGCTGGCAGGCTTGCAGGGCGATGGATGGCCGGTTCATGTGATCGGGCACGTTGCGGTCGGGGCGGGTGTGCAGTTGCGCAATGCCGATGGCCAGGCGATCGCGCTCGCCAATCAAGGCTACAACCATTTCAGTGGCTGA
- the nusB gene encoding transcription antitermination factor NusB has product MSLNHDDSQDAPQPKAKGKIATRRVARSLAMQALYQWHMAGQSLNEIEAQFRVDNDFSGVDGTYFHELLTGVARAKTEVDGAIVPHLDRPLEELDPVELAVLRLSTFELMHRIDVPYRVVINEGIELAKVFGATDGHKFVNGVLDKLAPSLRSAEVGAHKR; this is encoded by the coding sequence GTGAGCCTTAATCACGACGATAGCCAGGACGCCCCGCAGCCCAAGGCCAAGGGCAAGATCGCGACGCGCCGTGTAGCCCGCAGCCTGGCGATGCAGGCGCTGTATCAGTGGCACATGGCGGGCCAGAGCCTGAACGAAATCGAGGCGCAGTTTCGCGTCGACAATGATTTCTCCGGTGTCGACGGCACCTACTTCCATGAGCTGCTAACCGGCGTGGCCCGAGCCAAAACTGAAGTCGACGGCGCCATCGTGCCGCATCTCGATCGCCCGCTCGAAGAGCTCGATCCCGTGGAATTGGCTGTTCTGCGTCTGTCGACCTTTGAGCTGATGCACCGCATCGACGTGCCGTACCGGGTGGTGATCAACGAAGGCATCGAGCTGGCCAAGGTGTTCGGCGCCACTGACGGTCACAAGTTTGTCAACGGCGTGCTGGACAAGCTGGCGCCCAGCCTGCGCAGTGCCGAGGTTGGCGCTCACAAGCGCTGA
- the ribE gene encoding 6,7-dimethyl-8-ribityllumazine synthase — protein sequence MTLKTIEGTFIAPQGKFALVVGRFNSFVVESLVSGAVDALLRHGIPEDAITIIRAPGAFEIPLVAQKVAQQGEYDAIVALGAVIRGGTPHFEYVAGECTKGLSQVSMEFGVPVAFGVLTVDSIEQAIERSGTKAGNKGAEAALSALEMVSLLAQLEAK from the coding sequence ATGACACTGAAGACCATCGAAGGTACCTTCATCGCCCCGCAAGGCAAGTTCGCCCTGGTCGTTGGCCGCTTCAACAGCTTCGTTGTTGAGAGCCTGGTAAGCGGTGCCGTTGACGCGCTGCTGCGCCACGGTATCCCGGAAGACGCCATCACCATCATCCGCGCGCCGGGTGCCTTCGAAATCCCGCTGGTGGCGCAAAAAGTCGCGCAGCAAGGCGAATACGACGCCATCGTCGCCCTCGGCGCGGTCATTCGTGGCGGCACGCCGCATTTCGAGTACGTCGCAGGTGAGTGCACCAAGGGCCTGTCGCAGGTGTCCATGGAATTTGGGGTGCCGGTCGCTTTTGGCGTACTGACCGTCGACTCCATCGAACAGGCCATCGAGCGTTCCGGCACCAAGGCCGGTAACAAGGGCGCCGAAGCCGCACTTTCCGCTCTGGAAATGGTGAGCCTGCTGGCGCAGCTGGAGGCCAAGTGA
- the ribBA gene encoding bifunctional 3,4-dihydroxy-2-butanone-4-phosphate synthase/GTP cyclohydrolase II, whose product MALNTAEELIEDIRAGKMVILMDDEDRENEGDIIVASECVTAEHINFMARFARGLICMPMTRERCETLQLPLMAPRNGSGFGTKFTVSIEAAEGVTTGISAADRARTVQAAVAKHAVAEDIVSPGHIFPLMAQPGGVLARAGHTEAACDLARMAGFEPSGVICEIMNDDGTMARRPELELFAEQHGLKIGTIADLIHYRMIHERTVERVSEQPLETELGQFKLVTYRDEVEDTVHMALTRGDISPENPTLVRVHNMEPLRDLLLVTVPGRWSLRAAMSEVAKAGSGVVLLLGNPLTGPQLLAQLNRQQSPSPATYSTVGAGSQILRDLGVRKMRLMSSPMKFNAISGFDLEVVEYLPAE is encoded by the coding sequence ATGGCTCTGAACACCGCTGAAGAACTGATCGAAGACATCCGCGCTGGCAAGATGGTCATCCTCATGGATGACGAGGACCGCGAGAACGAGGGCGACATCATCGTCGCCTCGGAGTGCGTGACCGCCGAGCACATCAACTTCATGGCCCGTTTCGCTCGAGGCCTGATCTGCATGCCGATGACCCGTGAGCGCTGCGAGACCCTGCAGCTGCCGCTGATGGCGCCCCGCAATGGTTCGGGTTTCGGCACCAAGTTCACCGTATCCATCGAAGCGGCCGAGGGCGTGACGACCGGCATCTCCGCCGCCGACCGCGCCCGCACCGTGCAAGCCGCCGTGGCGAAGCATGCCGTGGCTGAAGACATCGTCAGCCCGGGGCACATCTTCCCGCTGATGGCGCAACCGGGCGGCGTGCTGGCGCGTGCCGGGCACACCGAAGCGGCGTGCGACCTGGCGCGAATGGCCGGTTTCGAACCGTCGGGGGTGATCTGCGAAATCATGAACGACGACGGCACCATGGCGCGTCGCCCTGAGCTGGAGCTGTTCGCCGAGCAGCACGGGCTGAAGATCGGCACCATCGCCGACCTGATCCATTATCGGATGATCCACGAGCGCACCGTCGAGCGGGTGTCCGAGCAGCCGCTGGAAACCGAACTGGGTCAGTTCAAGCTGGTGACCTACCGCGACGAGGTTGAGGACACCGTGCACATGGCGCTGACCCGCGGCGACATATCGCCAGAAAATCCCACTCTGGTGCGCGTGCACAATATGGAGCCGTTGCGTGATCTGCTGCTGGTCACCGTGCCGGGACGCTGGAGCCTGCGCGCCGCGATGAGCGAAGTGGCCAAGGCCGGCAGCGGCGTGGTGCTGCTTCTGGGCAATCCGCTGACCGGGCCGCAGTTGCTGGCCCAGCTCAATCGGCAGCAATCGCCGAGCCCGGCGACCTACAGCACGGTGGGCGCCGGTTCGCAGATTCTTCGTGACCTCGGCGTGCGCAAGATGCGCCTGATGAGTTCGCCGATGAAGTTCAATGCAATATCCGGCTTCGACCTGGAAGTTGTAGAATACCTGCCCGCTGAGTAA
- a CDS encoding phosphatidylglycerophosphatase A family protein codes for MTDSLPTPAEPIPLSVWGNPWHNLAFGLGSGTLPKAPGTWGSLVALAFVPLWQTLPGWGYGLVIIASMLFGIWLCGKVAQDLGVHDHEGIVWDEFAGIWITFWLVPAGWYWLALGFVVFRLLDILKPWPISWVDRHVHGGLGIMLDDILAGFAACALMHLAVLGLG; via the coding sequence TTGACCGATTCCCTGCCGACTCCTGCCGAACCGATTCCGTTATCGGTGTGGGGCAACCCTTGGCACAACCTGGCGTTTGGCCTGGGCTCCGGGACGCTGCCGAAGGCGCCGGGAACCTGGGGCTCATTGGTGGCCCTGGCGTTCGTGCCGCTGTGGCAGACGCTGCCGGGGTGGGGTTACGGTCTGGTGATCATCGCTAGCATGCTGTTCGGCATCTGGTTGTGCGGCAAGGTCGCGCAGGATCTGGGCGTGCATGACCATGAAGGCATCGTCTGGGATGAGTTCGCCGGCATCTGGATCACCTTCTGGCTGGTGCCTGCGGGCTGGTACTGGCTGGCGCTCGGATTCGTCGTGTTTCGCCTGCTGGACATACTCAAGCCGTGGCCGATCAGCTGGGTGGACCGGCATGTGCATGGAGGCCTGGGAATCATGCTCGACGACATCCTTGCCGGCTTTGCCGCCTGCGCTCTGATGCACCTGGCGGTGCTGGGGCTGGGTTGA
- a CDS encoding retropepsin-like aspartic protease family protein — translation MRSVFLLFAASLSFLSFVVAAAPRVQVVGLFPGAAVVNVDGQRKLVRVGQVGPGGVEVVSADSNGAVLRVEGVERSYTLSRELSAGFAEPDRRQLSIAQGQGGHYWVAGSINGQSVQFLVDTGATSVAINEIQARRLGIDYRVDGKPIVVSTAGGTAKAWRVHLNSVKVGAIDVLGVEAVVVEGGAPSDALLGMSFLSRVSWREDQGVLKLESKI, via the coding sequence ATGCGCTCCGTATTTCTGCTGTTCGCAGCCTCTCTGTCGTTCCTTTCCTTTGTTGTCGCAGCGGCGCCGCGGGTACAGGTGGTCGGTCTGTTTCCCGGTGCCGCGGTGGTGAATGTCGATGGCCAGCGCAAACTGGTGCGGGTCGGTCAGGTAGGGCCGGGTGGTGTCGAGGTGGTGAGCGCCGACTCCAACGGCGCGGTGCTTCGGGTCGAGGGTGTCGAGCGCAGCTATACGCTGAGCCGCGAACTGAGCGCCGGGTTCGCCGAGCCTGATCGCCGGCAGCTGAGTATCGCGCAAGGGCAAGGCGGCCACTATTGGGTAGCCGGCTCCATCAACGGCCAGTCGGTGCAGTTTCTCGTCGATACAGGGGCTACCTCGGTCGCGATAAACGAGATCCAGGCGCGACGTCTGGGAATCGATTATCGCGTCGACGGTAAGCCAATCGTGGTCAGCACCGCTGGCGGCACGGCCAAGGCTTGGCGAGTGCATCTGAATAGCGTCAAGGTGGGTGCCATCGATGTGCTCGGTGTCGAGGCTGTAGTGGTGGAGGGCGGAGCGCCTTCGGATGCGTTGTTGGGGATGAGCTTTCTCAGTCGAGTCAGCTGGCGGGAAGATCAGGGTGTGCTGAAACTCGAATCGAAAATCTAG
- a CDS encoding riboflavin synthase, translating into MFTGIIESIGTIGAMTPKGGDVRVLVETGKLDLADVKLGDSIAVNGVCLTAVELPGNGFWADVSRETLARTAFVDLKTGSRVNLEKALTPTSRLGGHLVSGHVDGVGEVVAREENARAVQFRIRAPRELAKYIALKGSITVDGTSLTVNSVNGAEFELTIVPHTLAETIMVDYRTGRKVNLEVDLLARYLERLLMGDKAAEPNASGLTESFLAENGYLNRAR; encoded by the coding sequence ATGTTCACAGGAATAATCGAATCCATCGGCACCATCGGTGCCATGACGCCCAAGGGCGGTGACGTCCGGGTGCTGGTCGAAACCGGGAAGCTGGACCTGGCTGACGTCAAGCTTGGCGACAGCATTGCGGTCAACGGCGTCTGCCTGACCGCCGTCGAGCTGCCGGGCAACGGCTTCTGGGCCGATGTCAGCCGCGAGACGCTGGCGCGTACCGCTTTCGTCGATCTAAAGACTGGCAGCCGGGTGAACCTGGAAAAGGCACTGACACCGACCAGTCGTCTCGGCGGGCATCTGGTCAGCGGTCACGTCGATGGCGTCGGCGAGGTGGTGGCGCGCGAGGAAAACGCCCGCGCGGTGCAGTTCCGTATCCGTGCGCCGCGCGAGCTGGCCAAGTACATCGCGCTCAAGGGCTCGATCACGGTCGATGGCACCAGCCTCACGGTCAATTCCGTGAACGGTGCCGAGTTCGAGCTCACTATCGTCCCGCATACGCTGGCCGAAACCATCATGGTCGACTACCGCACCGGGCGGAAGGTGAATCTGGAAGTGGATCTGTTGGCGCGCTACCTCGAGCGCCTGCTGATGGGCGACAAGGCCGCCGAGCCCAATGCCTCGGGCCTGACCGAAAGCTTCCTGGCCGAAAACGGCTATCTGAACCGGGCTCGTTAA